The following coding sequences are from one Sphingomonadaceae bacterium OTU29LAMAA1 window:
- a CDS encoding L,D-transpeptidase family protein, whose product MRSPPEPRTTPAPVAVTAIPRTIPAPVSPPKPAPVSTPEPLAIKRVLDIGPIKFGDYAWDTKNVPAGPVVITVDLAAQTLSVFRGGYEIGAAAILYGTDDKPTPLGSFPITMKDADHVSSIYDAPMPYTLRLTDDGVSVHGTEVAWGYATHGCIGVPTAFAKLLFGEAKVGDRVIITRGKSLATGETLIG is encoded by the coding sequence ATGCGATCGCCACCGGAGCCGCGCACCACCCCCGCGCCGGTCGCAGTCACGGCTATCCCGCGGACCATTCCCGCGCCGGTTTCTCCGCCAAAGCCGGCGCCCGTCTCCACTCCCGAACCGCTCGCGATCAAACGGGTTCTCGATATCGGTCCGATCAAGTTCGGCGATTATGCCTGGGATACCAAAAACGTTCCCGCTGGCCCGGTCGTCATCACCGTCGACCTCGCCGCGCAGACGCTGTCCGTCTTCCGTGGCGGATACGAGATCGGGGCGGCGGCGATCCTCTACGGCACCGACGACAAGCCGACGCCGCTCGGCAGCTTTCCGATCACGATGAAAGACGCCGATCACGTCTCCAGCATCTACGATGCGCCGATGCCCTATACGCTGCGGCTGACCGATGACGGCGTATCGGTCCATGGCACCGAAGTCGCGTGGGGGTATGCCACGCACGGCTGCATCGGCGTTCCTACTGCCTTCGCCAAGTTGCTGTTCGGCGAAGCCAAGGTCGGTGACCGCGTCATCATCACCCGTGGCAAGTCGCTGGCCACCGGCGAAACCTTGATCGGCTGA
- the rpiA gene encoding ribose-5-phosphate isomerase RpiA, whose amino-acid sequence MTDTADTDGNLDKALAAAAAVAEVRDGMLVGLGTGSTATHAIRALGERVAGGLGIRAVATSRASDAMARRSGIAMLDFADVPRVDLTIDGADEIDPRLFAVKGAGGAMLREKVVAAASDRMLVIADASKRVAAIGAARVPVEILPFAHASLMAALGDQAMLRMRDAEPYVTDNGNWIADCCFGLDDPAKTAAWLDSIPGALGHGLFLREVDAAYIADAGVVSRLERAASSR is encoded by the coding sequence ATGACGGACACGGCGGATACCGACGGAAATCTCGATAAGGCGCTGGCCGCCGCGGCGGCGGTGGCGGAGGTGCGGGACGGCATGCTGGTCGGGCTCGGCACCGGGTCGACCGCGACGCATGCGATCCGTGCGCTGGGCGAGCGGGTGGCCGGGGGACTCGGCATCCGTGCCGTCGCGACGTCACGCGCGAGCGACGCAATGGCGCGACGATCGGGCATCGCGATGCTCGATTTCGCCGATGTGCCGCGGGTGGACCTGACCATCGACGGGGCGGACGAGATCGACCCGCGGCTGTTCGCGGTGAAGGGCGCGGGCGGCGCGATGCTCCGCGAGAAGGTCGTCGCGGCGGCGTCCGACCGGATGCTGGTCATCGCCGATGCCAGCAAGCGCGTGGCGGCGATCGGCGCGGCACGGGTGCCGGTCGAAATCCTGCCTTTCGCGCATGCATCGCTGATGGCGGCGCTGGGTGACCAGGCGATGCTGCGGATGCGCGACGCGGAGCCTTATGTCACCGACAACGGAAACTGGATCGCGGATTGCTGCTTCGGCCTGGATGATCCAGCGAAAACAGCGGCTTGGCTGGATAGCATCCCCGGCGCGCTGGGGCATGGCCTGTTCCTGCGCGAAGTCGACGCCGCCTATATCGCCGACGCCGGGGTCGTTTCGCGGCTGGAACGGGCCGCTTCGTCTCGTTAA
- a CDS encoding efflux RND transporter permease subunit, whose product MISRIFIDRPIFAWVLAIIVMLAGVGAIMSLPIAQYPDVAPPQVSIRATFPGANAQTLQNSVTQVIEQQLTGIDGLLYFSSSSSSRGAVTITATFEKGTDPDIAQVQVQNQVQQGVARLPQQVQQQGLVVRKSNPDNLLIVGVYDETDVRTNQDVSDYLVSNLQDPLGRVQGVGDVNVFGSQYAMRIWLNPERLASYSLIPSDVTAAIQNQNTEVAAGEVGGLPSGPEQMLNATVTAQSRLQTPEQFRQIIVKTLPSGATVRLSDVARIELGAESYAAVSRINRHPGAGIAVLLAPGADALETAELVKAEVARVAKGFPAGLKVAYANDTTAFIKLSIEEVVKTLIEAVILVVVVMFVFLQSWRATLVPTIAVPVVLLGTFAVFYFAGFSINTMTLFGLVLAIGLLVDDAIVVVENVERLMEENPDMTPREATIESMNEITVALIAIALVLSAVFLPMAFFGGSTGVIYRQFSLTIVSAMILSVLVALILSPALTASLLKQKSKEAEENQGFKRRFPRVAGWGEKSANWFNRNFERGVERYTGAVQAVISRKWLFLLIYLGTVALLAGLFLRLPTGFLPTEDQGSAIVQFRLPPGATQARTLQVQRQVENYFAQNEAKNSSVLFTVAGGGGGGVSGQNTGQGFLNFVDWSKREGKENTADAITGRASSAFRGLRDAQVFALVPPAIRGLGSSDGFTMELQNTGGLTQDQFNAARDKLLAAANADPMLASVRLTELPDIATLRVDMDQQKLAALGLTQTNANGTLTTAWGGQYVNDFIDRGRVKRVYVQGDAPYRSSPEDLKQWFVRGSSGQMVPFSSFATTGWATAPTTLSRFNGIASFEFQGSAASGKSSGDAMARIAELAADIPGTSVAWAGLSYQERLSSGQAPLLYGLSILVVFLCLAALYESWSIPFAVLLIIPLGLIGAIAFVTLRGLTNDVYLQIGLLTTMGLAAKNAILMIEFAEQAERKGARVIDAALEAAKIRLRPILMTSFAFIFGVLPLAISTGAGANSRIAIGTAVIGGMLSATFLAIFYIPLFFVLVRRGVRDGIAKLRGRPTGHQGGQDDHPPAPPMPPATPESGPSTKPEPA is encoded by the coding sequence ATGATCAGTCGCATCTTCATCGATCGCCCCATCTTCGCATGGGTGCTGGCCATTATCGTGATGCTCGCGGGCGTCGGTGCGATCATGAGCCTGCCGATCGCGCAATATCCCGACGTCGCGCCGCCGCAGGTGTCGATCCGCGCCACCTTCCCCGGCGCCAACGCCCAGACGCTGCAGAATTCGGTGACGCAGGTCATCGAACAGCAGCTGACCGGCATCGACGGGCTGCTCTATTTCAGTTCTTCGTCGTCGAGCCGCGGCGCGGTGACGATCACCGCGACCTTCGAAAAGGGCACCGATCCCGACATCGCGCAGGTGCAGGTACAGAATCAGGTGCAGCAGGGCGTCGCGCGCCTGCCGCAACAGGTGCAGCAGCAGGGCCTCGTCGTCCGCAAGTCGAACCCGGACAACCTGCTGATCGTCGGCGTCTATGACGAGACCGACGTGCGCACCAATCAGGACGTGTCGGACTATCTCGTCTCCAACCTGCAGGACCCGCTCGGCCGCGTTCAGGGTGTCGGCGACGTCAACGTCTTCGGTTCGCAATATGCGATGCGGATCTGGCTCAACCCGGAGCGGCTCGCGAGCTATTCGCTGATCCCGTCCGACGTCACCGCCGCGATCCAGAACCAGAATACCGAAGTCGCGGCGGGCGAGGTCGGCGGGCTGCCGTCGGGGCCGGAGCAGATGCTCAACGCGACCGTCACCGCGCAATCGCGCCTCCAGACGCCGGAGCAATTCCGCCAGATCATCGTCAAGACGCTGCCCTCGGGCGCGACCGTGCGGCTGTCCGATGTCGCCCGGATCGAACTCGGCGCGGAAAGCTATGCCGCGGTCAGCCGGATCAACCGCCACCCGGGTGCGGGTATCGCCGTGCTGCTGGCGCCGGGCGCCGACGCACTGGAAACCGCCGAACTGGTCAAGGCCGAGGTCGCACGGGTCGCCAAGGGGTTCCCCGCCGGGCTGAAGGTCGCCTACGCCAACGACACCACCGCCTTCATCAAGCTGTCGATCGAGGAAGTGGTGAAGACGCTGATCGAGGCGGTGATCCTCGTCGTGGTCGTCATGTTCGTCTTCCTGCAAAGCTGGCGCGCCACGCTGGTGCCGACGATCGCGGTGCCGGTGGTGCTGCTCGGCACGTTCGCCGTCTTCTACTTCGCCGGCTTCTCGATCAACACGATGACGCTGTTCGGCCTTGTCCTCGCGATCGGCCTGCTCGTCGACGACGCGATCGTCGTCGTCGAGAACGTCGAGCGGTTGATGGAAGAGAACCCCGACATGACGCCGCGGGAAGCGACGATCGAGTCGATGAACGAGATCACCGTCGCGCTGATCGCGATCGCGCTGGTGCTGTCGGCGGTGTTCCTGCCGATGGCGTTCTTTGGCGGGTCGACCGGCGTCATCTACCGCCAGTTCTCGCTCACCATCGTGTCGGCGATGATCCTGTCGGTGCTCGTCGCGCTGATCCTCAGCCCCGCGCTCACCGCCTCGCTGCTCAAGCAGAAGTCGAAGGAGGCGGAGGAGAATCAGGGCTTCAAGCGCCGTTTCCCGCGCGTCGCGGGCTGGGGCGAGAAATCGGCCAACTGGTTCAACCGCAATTTCGAACGCGGCGTGGAACGCTATACCGGCGCGGTGCAGGCGGTGATCAGTCGCAAGTGGCTGTTCCTGCTGATCTACCTCGGCACTGTCGCGCTGCTTGCCGGACTGTTCCTGCGCCTGCCTACCGGCTTCCTGCCCACCGAGGATCAGGGGTCCGCGATCGTCCAGTTCCGCCTGCCGCCCGGCGCCACGCAGGCGCGCACGTTGCAGGTCCAGCGGCAGGTCGAGAATTACTTCGCGCAGAACGAGGCGAAGAATTCATCCGTCCTGTTCACCGTCGCCGGCGGCGGCGGTGGCGGCGTCAGTGGCCAGAACACCGGTCAGGGCTTCCTCAACTTCGTCGACTGGTCGAAGCGCGAAGGCAAGGAAAACACCGCAGATGCGATCACCGGCCGCGCCTCTTCCGCATTCCGGGGGCTACGCGATGCGCAGGTCTTCGCGCTGGTGCCGCCGGCGATCCGCGGCCTCGGCTCGTCCGACGGCTTCACCATGGAGTTGCAGAACACCGGCGGGCTGACGCAGGACCAGTTCAACGCGGCCCGCGACAAGCTGCTCGCCGCCGCGAACGCAGACCCGATGCTCGCGTCGGTCCGGCTGACCGAATTGCCCGATATCGCGACGTTGCGGGTCGACATGGACCAGCAGAAGCTCGCGGCGCTGGGCCTCACCCAGACCAATGCCAACGGCACGCTCACCACCGCCTGGGGCGGACAATATGTCAACGACTTCATCGACCGTGGCCGGGTCAAGCGCGTCTACGTGCAGGGCGATGCCCCCTATCGCTCGTCGCCCGAAGACCTGAAGCAATGGTTCGTCCGCGGGTCGAGCGGCCAGATGGTGCCGTTCTCGTCCTTCGCCACCACCGGCTGGGCGACCGCGCCGACGACGCTGTCGCGCTTCAACGGCATCGCCTCCTTCGAATTCCAGGGTTCGGCAGCATCGGGCAAGAGCTCGGGTGACGCGATGGCGCGGATCGCCGAGCTGGCGGCGGACATTCCGGGCACCTCTGTCGCATGGGCGGGCCTGTCCTATCAGGAGCGGCTGTCGTCGGGTCAGGCGCCGTTGCTCTACGGGCTGTCGATCCTCGTCGTCTTCCTGTGCCTCGCGGCACTGTACGAGAGCTGGTCGATCCCGTTCGCGGTGCTGCTCATCATCCCGCTCGGCCTGATCGGCGCGATCGCCTTCGTCACGCTGCGCGGCCTGACCAACGACGTCTATCTCCAGATCGGCCTGCTGACGACGATGGGGCTGGCGGCGAAGAACGCGATCCTGATGATCGAATTCGCCGAACAGGCGGAGCGCAAGGGCGCGCGCGTCATCGACGCGGCGCTGGAGGCCGCCAAGATCCGCCTGCGCCCGATCCTGATGACGTCGTTCGCCTTCATCTTCGGCGTGTTGCCGCTGGCGATCTCGACCGGCGCCGGCGCGAACAGCCGGATCGCGATCGGCACTGCGGTGATCGGCGGCATGCTGTCGGCAACGTTCCTCGCGATCTTCTACATCCCGCTGTTCTTCGTGCTCGTCCGCCGCGGCGTACGCGACGGCATTGCCAAGCTGCGCGGGCGTCCGACCGGGCATCAGGGCGGTCAGGACGATCACCCCCCCGCCCCGCCGATGCCGCCAGCCACGCCCGAATCTGGCCCCTCTACCAAGCCGGAACCCGCATGA
- a CDS encoding phasin family protein gives MADGDTGNGAADAMRASGQKMAEGSATLGLKIIEQAERNSHQAFEAMREAAKATDLSEVMRIQGEFLREQGQRSMDQAREIGELIMRFGRDAVSPLRPGGETKPD, from the coding sequence ATGGCGGACGGCGATACCGGCAACGGCGCGGCAGACGCGATGCGCGCCTCCGGCCAGAAGATGGCCGAAGGCAGTGCCACGCTGGGACTCAAGATCATCGAACAGGCCGAGCGCAACTCGCACCAGGCGTTCGAGGCGATGCGCGAGGCGGCGAAAGCCACGGACCTGAGCGAAGTTATGCGCATCCAGGGCGAATTTCTGCGTGAGCAGGGGCAGAGGTCGATGGATCAGGCGCGAGAGATCGGCGAACTCATCATGCGATTCGGCCGTGACGCGGTATCGCCGCTACGGCCCGGCGGGGAAACGAAACCCGACTGA
- a CDS encoding GNAT family N-acetyltransferase, which yields MTPPPAPPMLDPSRRQDPPRMSYTIRRFRPTDDAAMLAFAAGLPEHDLLFLGRDLRHERVIEAWQQAIGEGWIDSLVAEDGGRIVATAALVRDPLGWSGHVGEIRLLVASDRRGVGLGRDLLEALLAIAHAHGLTKLSASMTPDQAGSIALFEGLGFRCEATLTGQVRASDGIVHDLLVLARAMPAT from the coding sequence TTGACGCCGCCGCCCGCGCCGCCGATGCTCGATCCGTCACGACGGCAGGACCCGCCCCGCATGAGCTACACGATCCGCCGCTTCCGCCCGACCGACGACGCGGCGATGCTGGCGTTTGCCGCGGGCCTGCCGGAACATGATCTGCTGTTCCTTGGTCGCGACCTGCGACACGAACGCGTGATCGAGGCCTGGCAACAGGCGATCGGAGAAGGCTGGATCGACAGTCTCGTTGCGGAAGACGGTGGGCGCATCGTCGCCACGGCCGCGCTGGTTCGCGACCCGTTGGGGTGGAGCGGCCATGTCGGCGAAATCCGCCTGCTGGTCGCGTCCGATCGCCGCGGCGTCGGTCTGGGCCGCGATTTGCTGGAAGCATTGCTTGCCATCGCGCACGCGCACGGGCTCACCAAGCTTTCCGCGTCGATGACGCCCGATCAGGCCGGATCGATCGCGCTGTTCGAAGGGCTCGGCTTCCGCTGCGAGGCCACGCTCACCGGACAGGTGCGCGCCAGCGACGGGATCGTCCACGATCTGCTGGTGCTGGCCCGGGCGATGCCGGCGACCTGA
- a CDS encoding efflux RND transporter periplasmic adaptor subunit, with amino-acid sequence MTLASCGSSDSQDKSKGGAGGANRGPATVGYVVVQPTSAAMVTELAARTSAYESSDVRPQVNGIIRRRFFTEGSLVKRGQPLYEIDPRLYRAAVNEAQANVQSARANQEALRIQADRYRPLAAIEAISKQEYTNAIASARQATASVAQTSAALETARINLKFTTVPAPITGRIGRSLFTVGALVSASQTDPLAQIQRLDPMFVDIQQSAADMLSLRRSLSQNGIVPTTAQVRLKLEDGSDYGQTGSVEFSEALVNTETGTVTLRARIPNPQGILLPGMFVRASFAQAINQRAFLVPQEAVSRDAKGNATVMLVGANNKTVQKQVTAARTQGRYWVVTSGLNPGDKIITQGLNNLRPNAAVKPVPANSPQVVKPPQQDGGAGGGPGEKSGSQSGGQTKASGGQSTAS; translated from the coding sequence CTGACGCTGGCTTCCTGCGGCAGCAGCGATTCGCAGGACAAGAGCAAGGGCGGCGCCGGCGGCGCGAACCGCGGCCCCGCGACGGTCGGCTATGTCGTCGTCCAGCCGACCAGCGCCGCGATGGTCACCGAACTCGCCGCGCGCACCAGCGCCTATGAAAGCTCCGACGTCCGCCCGCAGGTCAACGGCATCATCCGCCGCCGCTTCTTCACCGAAGGGTCGCTGGTGAAGCGCGGGCAGCCGCTCTACGAGATCGATCCCCGCCTGTATCGCGCCGCGGTCAACGAGGCGCAGGCCAACGTGCAGAGCGCGCGCGCCAATCAGGAGGCGTTGCGCATCCAGGCGGACCGGTATCGCCCGCTCGCCGCGATCGAGGCGATCTCGAAGCAGGAATATACCAATGCGATCGCCTCCGCCCGGCAGGCGACGGCATCGGTCGCACAGACCAGCGCGGCGCTGGAAACGGCGCGGATCAACCTGAAGTTCACCACCGTTCCCGCGCCGATCACCGGCCGTATCGGCCGGTCGCTGTTCACCGTCGGCGCGCTGGTGTCCGCCAGCCAGACCGATCCGCTGGCGCAGATCCAGCGGCTCGACCCGATGTTCGTCGACATCCAGCAATCCGCCGCCGACATGCTGTCGTTGCGCCGCAGCCTGTCGCAGAACGGCATCGTGCCGACGACGGCGCAGGTCCGCCTGAAGCTGGAGGACGGCAGCGACTACGGCCAGACCGGCAGCGTCGAATTCTCCGAAGCGCTGGTCAACACCGAGACCGGTACGGTGACGCTGCGCGCGCGCATCCCCAATCCTCAAGGCATCCTGTTGCCGGGCATGTTCGTGCGCGCCAGCTTCGCACAGGCGATCAACCAGCGCGCATTCCTGGTGCCGCAGGAAGCGGTGAGCCGCGACGCCAAGGGCAATGCGACCGTGATGCTGGTCGGTGCCAACAACAAGACGGTGCAGAAACAGGTCACCGCCGCCCGCACGCAGGGCCGCTATTGGGTGGTCACGTCGGGGCTCAACCCCGGGGACAAGATCATCACGCAGGGCCTCAACAACCTGCGTCCCAATGCGGCGGTGAAGCCGGTGCCGGCGAACAGTCCGCAGGTGGTCAAGCCGCCGCAGCAGGACGGCGGTGCCGGCGGCGGGCCGGGCGAGAAGAGCGGTTCGCAATCGGGCGGACAGACCAAGGCCAGTGGCGGCCAGAGCACGGCCAGCTAG
- a CDS encoding LuxR family transcriptional regulator encodes MNEPTRFDRLTKRHRDCLRGVRQLKGSKEIADDLGIEKSTVDSYLTEAVKVLGARNRRDAAMQWAEYEAAQSEPKASKTTVSPDFATPDKIGGDSARLSETPDPLPPRMSPDELIVGAPGDTGGPPFRMRSPGHRLPFRRKGQRGNDLSVGDRLIWIQAITLGIAIAFGMLMTGLQVLTGLIESVAQRLS; translated from the coding sequence GTGAACGAGCCAACCCGATTCGACCGACTGACGAAGCGCCACCGCGACTGCCTGCGCGGGGTACGCCAGCTCAAGGGCTCGAAGGAGATCGCGGACGATCTCGGCATCGAGAAATCCACCGTCGACAGCTATCTGACCGAGGCGGTGAAGGTGCTCGGCGCGCGCAACCGTCGCGACGCCGCCATGCAATGGGCCGAATACGAAGCGGCGCAATCCGAACCGAAAGCTTCCAAAACAACGGTTTCCCCGGATTTCGCTACCCCCGATAAAATAGGGGGTGATTCTGCACGGCTATCGGAAACACCCGATCCGCTGCCACCCCGGATGTCGCCGGACGAGTTGATCGTCGGGGCACCGGGGGATACCGGAGGGCCACCTTTCAGGATGCGCTCTCCGGGACACCGGCTGCCCTTCCGGCGGAAAGGACAGAGGGGAAACGACCTGTCGGTCGGCGACCGGCTGATCTGGATCCAGGCCATCACCCTCGGCATCGCCATCGCGTTCGGCATGCTGATGACCGGCCTCCAGGTATTGACCGGCCTGATCGAGAGCGTCGCCCAACGCCTTTCCTGA
- a CDS encoding GAF domain-containing protein, whose amino-acid sequence MTDAEDRLATLADYGLLDTPMEPQFDSIVEAAACEVDAPIAMISLIDARRQWFKARLGIDSTETPIEESFCAKAIEQDDVFVVPDASVDERFRNYPNVTGGPGIRFYAGAPLRMRNGTQIGTLCVIDVAPRAGLDDEERIALEDLARRTVAAFELRRDMRDARGDDAAGSDASSWLEQASSHLLKAWAALDQIGATAEVAHLERVIVDVDALRLSHG is encoded by the coding sequence ATGACGGACGCGGAAGACAGGCTTGCCACATTGGCGGACTATGGGTTGCTCGACACGCCCATGGAGCCGCAGTTCGATTCGATCGTCGAGGCTGCGGCGTGTGAGGTCGATGCGCCGATCGCGATGATTTCGTTGATCGATGCCCGGCGGCAGTGGTTCAAGGCGCGGCTGGGGATCGACTCGACGGAAACCCCGATCGAGGAATCCTTTTGCGCGAAAGCGATCGAACAGGACGACGTCTTCGTTGTCCCGGACGCCAGCGTCGACGAACGTTTCCGCAACTATCCCAACGTCACCGGCGGTCCGGGCATCCGCTTCTATGCCGGCGCGCCTCTGCGGATGCGCAACGGGACGCAAATCGGCACCCTGTGCGTGATCGACGTCGCGCCACGCGCCGGACTGGACGACGAGGAACGGATCGCGCTGGAGGATCTCGCCCGCCGTACCGTCGCCGCATTCGAGTTGCGCCGGGACATGCGCGACGCCCGGGGCGACGATGCTGCAGGATCGGACGCGTCGTCGTGGCTGGAACAGGCGAGCAGCCATCTGCTCAAGGCCTGGGCGGCCCTCGACCAGATCGGCGCCACTGCCGAGGTTGCGCATCTCGAACGCGTGATCGTCGATGTCGACGCGCTTCGCCTGTCACACGGCTGA
- a CDS encoding efflux transporter outer membrane subunit, giving the protein MMPRTIRLILAVALGGSALAGCSMEPKYVRSIAPVPTSWPVGNAYLRQSEATLPAITYRDVFKDRRLQTLIDQALANNRDLRIAAANIAAARAQYRIQRADLFPSLDASGRYTYSGGGNGARSVAGSGNTGGTGTGTGGTDTGTGTGGTGTGGTGTGTGTITTSSAGNSAFSASVGTTAFELDLFGRIRSLSRAALDRYFATEAAARATRLTLVGDIATAWLNYAADRSLLKIAQDTATSAQQSVRLTRARLEGGISPRTDLRQAEQILETANADLAEQTTLVAQDVNALQLLVGAPIDAALLPVSIDEAQGTIATLPAGLDSGVLLRRPDVVQSEYELRAYNAEIGAARAALFPRISLTGLVGFASTALSSLFSGGAFNYSVAPSVSYPIFQAGAARNNVRYTEAQRDAALATYEKTIQTAFQETADALARQGTLAAQLRAQTNFQIAAADTLRLVNARYQGGIDTFLSSLDAQRSLYTAQRTLIATTLVGATNRVTLYRVLGGDSSLEADPQGPQPVTPGGAPRPA; this is encoded by the coding sequence ATGATGCCCCGGACCATTCGTCTGATCCTCGCCGTGGCACTGGGCGGCAGCGCACTCGCCGGTTGCTCGATGGAGCCGAAATACGTTCGGTCGATCGCCCCGGTGCCGACGTCCTGGCCGGTGGGCAACGCCTACCTTCGCCAGAGCGAGGCGACGCTGCCGGCGATCACCTATCGCGACGTGTTCAAGGATCGCCGCCTCCAGACGCTGATCGATCAGGCGCTGGCCAACAACCGCGACCTGCGCATCGCCGCCGCCAACATCGCCGCGGCCCGCGCGCAATATCGCATTCAGCGCGCCGACCTGTTCCCGTCGCTCGATGCCTCGGGACGCTACACATATTCGGGCGGCGGCAACGGGGCGCGTAGCGTCGCCGGCAGCGGCAACACCGGCGGAACCGGCACGGGCACGGGTGGCACCGATACCGGCACCGGGACCGGCGGTACGGGCACCGGTGGCACGGGAACCGGCACCGGCACGATCACCACCAGCAGTGCAGGCAACAGCGCCTTCTCCGCCTCGGTCGGCACCACGGCGTTCGAACTCGACCTGTTCGGCCGCATCCGTTCGCTGTCGCGCGCCGCGCTTGACCGCTATTTCGCGACCGAAGCCGCCGCCCGCGCCACGCGCCTGACGCTGGTCGGCGACATCGCGACGGCGTGGCTCAACTACGCCGCCGATCGCAGCCTGCTCAAGATCGCGCAGGACACCGCGACCAGCGCACAACAAAGCGTCCGGCTAACGCGCGCCCGGCTGGAGGGCGGGATCAGCCCGCGCACCGACCTGCGCCAGGCCGAACAGATCCTCGAAACCGCCAACGCCGACCTTGCCGAACAAACGACACTGGTGGCGCAGGACGTCAATGCGCTGCAGCTGCTCGTCGGCGCGCCGATCGACGCTGCATTGCTGCCCGTTTCGATCGACGAGGCGCAGGGGACTATCGCCACCCTTCCGGCGGGGCTCGACAGCGGCGTCCTCCTTCGCCGTCCCGACGTGGTCCAGTCGGAATATGAATTGCGTGCCTACAATGCCGAGATCGGCGCAGCTCGCGCCGCGCTGTTCCCGCGCATCTCGCTGACCGGTCTCGTCGGTTTCGCCAGCACGGCATTGTCGTCGCTGTTCAGTGGCGGCGCATTCAACTATTCGGTCGCGCCATCGGTCAGCTACCCAATCTTTCAGGCCGGCGCGGCACGCAACAACGTCCGCTATACCGAGGCGCAGCGCGATGCCGCGCTCGCCACCTACGAAAAGACGATCCAGACCGCATTTCAGGAAACCGCCGATGCGCTCGCCCGGCAGGGTACGCTGGCGGCACAGCTTCGCGCGCAGACCAATTTCCAGATCGCGGCGGCGGATACGCTGCGCCTCGTCAACGCTCGCTATCAGGGCGGCATCGATACCTTCCTGTCCAGCCTCGATGCGCAACGCTCGCTTTATACCGCCCAGCGCACGCTGATCGCCACCACGTTGGTCGGCGCCACCAACCGTGTGACGCTATACCGTGTGCTCGGTGGCGATTCCTCGCTGGAGGCCGATCCGCAAGGGCCACAACCGGTTACGCCCGGCGGCGCACCGCGTCCGGCTTGA